A window from Cryobacterium sp. PAMC25264 encodes these proteins:
- a CDS encoding L-lactate dehydrogenase, whose translation MSVIENSKLAIVGAGAVGTSLAYAALIRESAREVALYDINSTKVAAEVLDLAHGTQFTGASRVTGGDDLDVVSDANIVVITAGARQHPGQSRLDMAGVNVEILRDLMPKLVERAPDAIFVLVTNPVDVLAVAAQQFSGLPPARVFGSGTVLDSSRLRWMLSERVGVAISNVHALIVGEHGDSEFPLWSQARIGPISLADWMLTRSAGGSASSPGPVPFTEAEFESIANDVKNAAYRVIEGKGATNYAIGLSGARIVEAVLRDEGAILPVSSVLTDYRGVSGVALSVPSVIDASGIARVIDVPFSPKEQALFEHSAATLRASLDTLGLA comes from the coding sequence ATGAGCGTGATTGAGAACTCCAAACTGGCCATAGTCGGCGCCGGTGCCGTCGGTACCTCGCTGGCCTACGCCGCCCTGATTCGGGAGTCGGCCCGCGAGGTGGCCCTCTACGACATCAACTCCACCAAGGTCGCCGCCGAGGTGCTCGACCTCGCACACGGCACCCAGTTCACCGGCGCATCCCGGGTCACCGGCGGCGACGACCTCGACGTGGTCAGCGACGCCAACATCGTGGTGATCACGGCCGGCGCCCGCCAGCATCCCGGCCAGTCACGGCTGGACATGGCCGGCGTGAACGTGGAGATCCTCCGCGACCTGATGCCCAAGCTCGTCGAGCGGGCCCCGGACGCCATCTTCGTGCTCGTGACCAACCCCGTCGACGTGCTCGCGGTCGCCGCGCAGCAGTTCAGTGGCCTGCCGCCGGCGCGGGTGTTCGGCTCCGGCACGGTGCTCGACTCGTCCCGGCTGCGCTGGATGCTCTCCGAGCGAGTGGGTGTGGCGATCTCCAATGTGCACGCCCTCATCGTCGGCGAGCACGGTGACTCCGAGTTCCCGCTCTGGTCGCAGGCCCGGATCGGCCCGATCTCCCTGGCCGACTGGATGCTGACCCGCAGCGCCGGCGGCTCCGCCTCATCGCCCGGGCCGGTGCCGTTCACCGAGGCCGAGTTCGAGTCGATCGCCAACGACGTGAAGAACGCCGCCTACCGGGTTATCGAGGGCAAGGGCGCCACCAACTACGCCATCGGGCTCTCCGGTGCCCGCATCGTCGAGGCCGTTCTGCGCGACGAAGGCGCGATCCTGCCGGTCAGCTCGGTGCTCACCGACTACCGCGGCGTCAGCGGGGTGGCCCTGTCGGTGCCCAGCGTCATCGACGCCAGCGGCATCGCCCGCGTCATCGACGTGCCCTTCTCGCCCAAGGAACAGGCCCTGTTCGAACACTCGGCC
- a CDS encoding response regulator transcription factor, whose amino-acid sequence MSPLQHQATSPRLRLVLAEDSVLLREGLVRLFAEAGFDTVAAYGDADTLLAEVDRLRPDLAVLDVRMPPTFRDEGVRAAIDLRRRQPGIGILLLSQYVEGTYVQELLASGEGGLGYLLKDRVASLDELQDAVSRVSAGGTVLDPQVVRELLGRRSNPLAALTPRERDVLGLMAEGRTNVGIAERLVIGVGAVEKNVTAIFQKLGLDDTGSDHRRVLAVLAFLQS is encoded by the coding sequence ATGAGCCCCCTCCAGCACCAGGCCACGTCCCCGCGACTGCGCCTGGTGCTGGCGGAGGACTCGGTTTTGTTGCGTGAGGGCCTGGTGCGCTTGTTCGCCGAGGCCGGCTTCGACACCGTCGCGGCCTACGGCGATGCCGACACGCTGCTGGCCGAGGTCGACCGGCTGCGGCCCGACCTGGCCGTGCTCGATGTGCGGATGCCGCCGACCTTCCGCGACGAGGGCGTGCGGGCGGCCATCGACCTGCGGCGGCGGCAGCCGGGCATCGGTATCCTGCTGCTGAGCCAGTACGTCGAGGGCACGTATGTGCAGGAGCTACTCGCCTCGGGCGAGGGCGGCCTGGGCTACCTGCTCAAGGACCGGGTCGCCTCGCTCGACGAGCTGCAGGATGCCGTCTCCCGGGTGAGCGCCGGCGGAACTGTGCTCGACCCGCAGGTGGTGCGGGAGCTGCTCGGCCGGCGCAGCAACCCGCTGGCCGCCCTCACCCCGCGGGAGCGCGATGTGCTGGGGCTGATGGCAGAAGGCCGCACCAACGTCGGCATCGCCGAACGCCTGGTGATCGGGGTCGGCGCGGTGGAGAAGAACGTCACCGCGATCTTCCAGAAGCTCGGGCTGGACGACACGGGCTCCGATCACCGCCGGGTGCTCGCGGTGCTGGCCTTCCTCCAGTCCTGA